A window from Dromaius novaehollandiae isolate bDroNov1 chromosome 1, bDroNov1.hap1, whole genome shotgun sequence encodes these proteins:
- the LOC112988150 gene encoding complement C4-like: MERLVFLMSFCSLLTNTQQAPSYLITAPNVVHLGTAETVTVQVHGAQSPVQVTAYFKDERKNELLSERIIFNLNQENNYQEIKKIMVNPGTVHEDLSKKKKLPYVLLVTESRELFKETVQNIRILLSSKKGYIFIQTDKPIYTPNSKVKYRIFILDNAMRPTNEPIQVAVLNSRGVVVKTSDRKVKTVLSEHFEIPDIAEPGTWKIKAWFQGYEMSNVSAEFEVKNYELPSFEVKLIPLQPYYHIWSQSFIFDIDAKHSYGKGIEGAAYVRFGIVDETEKKVFLPGLEQQLSIQNGKGRVTLSTPLLEEKLKKSISTLEGFHLYVAVTTVETASGEIREEELSNVKFVKSPYVVDLSNTKKYFVPGAPFSVVASVTLTDGSPAATLPVTATVTSSGTPPVKKTALSNKEGLVSFTFNIPGDAQMLQIMVKAEEGEERLESPETSIRAERYKSDTHNYLSISVPHTVLAPGDNLRITLNDIHQSGSGRIDYFYYMVVAKGQAELLGRVPYSNKIINLKITEKMVPAFRFLAYYFIENKGHKEIVTDSVWVDIVDVCEGKIKVRTEHEKYEPTDNVNLLIETDHAGTVALAVVDKAVFILNKRNKLTSKKVFNAMNSYDLGCSAGGGADSVQVFTDVGLAFLSDTIKSSFREGYKCPQDTRRQKRSLDFQKIMSGIASKYEHPELRKCCHDGMKLNPMRFSCEKRLKKVAGSTECKNAFKVCCEKATALRKEVAKRRSGVGLARYYDLREDEVFDEASISLRSYFPESWWWNLEELKNPGIHSVKSIVPDSITTWEVQAISISPQKGFCIADPHTFEVFKDFFISMRLPYTVKRHEQLEIKAVIYNYLPKDLQVTVKMAAEKGLCTAGTVEKPVQLELRAEGNSATPAYFSVVPLTVGEIPITITAFDPVSGHSDRIKKNLNVVAEGVLQREEQTIFINSDFKSRMLDLNRPPDMVPGSDSHVFVSLKGNIMGESTENCLTAAGIDKLIQVPTGCAEQTMVKMAPAVYAIEYLDASEQWVDLNPERKDEAIRMIEQGYTRLLEFQKEDGSYGAFKTIPSSVWLTAFIVKVLTRCREYISVQESHIHISVSYLLDQQQADDSFHDPHPVLDRTMQGGIKTAEEDLALTAFVTIALQQSLPVYNEPTAVIDVVRKAVAYMKNHLSRNLNFYSTAITAYALTLVQSNSEEAQWATEKLRGCSSFDEAKQQRYWGNGRDAVSVEATAYALLQTLLLKDVEYARPIATWLTERRNYGGGYCSTQDTVVALEALSAYSIQALGTASTSLSVRVETPGRQNGYLITLTDSDEEIQKALEFDLGSKLQVSVQGRGNGTMSILKVYQSSELKENTCNDLILTVEMEGNIKYTDAAYTEEYYDYEESFAIEASLHEPRPEIEWFDIYSRRKRDVISPGKAKSLLYKVCVRSTGANVPKMSLVDLSLLSGLEPDTKDLEQLVMSSDKYIQHFEHKEGKVLLYFGELTSGPEPDCISFEAKQINPMGLVQPANAILYDFYNPERKCSVFYSAPQHSAMLSAVCQADVCQCAEGPCPRQRSTFSRTITATTRLDFVCYNATVDYVYEVELLNSTQKNVFDYYEAKILRILKTAADESAYVGAHRQFIKRSTCKLKMEVGKRYLLMGKDGETVDCNNRLQYFLDSQAWVEKIPDDKMCQATLQRQACAQLQDFMNTHGALCHF, from the exons ATATCTTATTACTGCCCCAAATGTGGTGCATTTGGGCACAGCTGAGACAGTAACAGTTCAAGTTCATGGAGCACAAAGCCCTGTCCAAGTTACAGCATACTTCAAAGATGAGAGAAAAAATGAGCTTCTATCAGAGAGGATCATCTTTAACCTTAACCAAGAGAACAACTACCAAGAGATCAAAAAAATAATG GTCAACCCGGGAACTGTGCATGAGGATTTGTCCAAGAAGAAAAAGCTGCCATATGTTCTGCTTGTCACCGAAAGCAGGGAGCTTTTCAAGGAGACTGTTCAAAATATTCGCATCCTCTTGTCTTCCAAGAAAGGCTACATATTTATTCAGACAGATAAACCTATATACACACCGAATTCCAAAG TAAAATACAGGATCTTCATTCTGGATAATGCTATGAGGCCGACAAATGAGCCAATTCAAGTTGCTGTGCTA AACTCAAGAGGAGTGGTGGTTAAAACGTCAGACCGGAAAGTGAAAACAGTGCTCAGTGAACATTTTGAAATACCTGACATTGCTGA ACCTGGAACCTGGAAAATCAAGGCCTGGTTTCAAGGATATGAAATGTCAAATGTTTCAGCTGAATTTGAAGTTAAAAATTACG agcttccATCTTTTGAAGTCAAACTCATCCCACTCCAGCCATACTACCACATCTGGAGCCAAAGCTTCATCTTTGATATTGATGCAAA aCACTCTTATGGAAAAGGGATTGAAGGTGCTGCATATGTGCGATTTGGCATAGTGgatgaaactgagaaaaaagtctttcttccAGGCCTGGAACAACAGCTATCA atccaaaatggaaaaggaagagtCACTTTAAGTACACCACTtctggaagagaaattaaaaaagagcaTTTCCACTCTGGAAGGGTTTCATTTATATGTTGCTGTTACTACTGTAGAAACTGCAA GTGGTGAGATAAGGGAGGAAGAACTCAGTAATGTGAAGTTTGTGAAATCTCCTTATGTTGTTGATCTATCTAACaccaaaaaatattttgtgcctGGAGCCCCCTTCTCTGTTGTG GCGTCTGTCACTCTGACTGATGGATCTCCTGCTGCCACTCTGCCTGTCACTGCTACTGTTACCTCATCTGGAACCCCCCCAGTAAAAAAGACTGCACTTTCTAATAAAGAGGGTCTGGTCTCCTTCACGTTCAACATTCCTGGAGATGCACAGATGCTTCAAATAAtg GTAAAGGccgaagagggagaggaaagattAGAATCACCTGAAACCAGTATCAGAGCTGAAAGATACAAGTCTGATACCCACAACTACCTCAGCATCAGCGTGCCACATACAGTCTTGGCACCCGGAGATAACTTACGCATTACCTTGAATGATATTCATCAGTCTGGCAGTGGAAGGATTGACTATTTCTATTATATG GTTGTGGCAAAGGGGCAAGCTGAGCTTTTGGGAAGGGTTCCCTActcaaacaaaataataaaccTTAAAATCACAGAGAAGATGGTGCCTGCCTTTCGCTTTTTAGCTTACTACTTCATTGAAAACAAGGGTCATAAGGAGATTGTCACCGATTCTGTATGGGTAGACATTGTGGATGTCTGCGAAGGAAAG ATTAAAGTGAGAACAGAACATGAGAAATATGAACCAACAGACAATGTCAATTTACTGATTGAAACGGATCATGCGGGAACGGTTGCCTTAGCTGTGGTTGAtaaagcagtttttattctgaacAAGCGAAATAAGCTTACCTCCAAAAAG GTCTTTAATGCTATGAATTCCTATGATCTTGGATGTTCTGCAGGTGGTGGTGCAGATAGTGTTCAAGTTTTTACTGATGTGGGTCTGGCCTTTTTATCAGACACAATTAAATCCAGTTTTCGGGAAG gctATAAATGCCCCCAGGAtacaagaaggcagaagagatcaTTGGATTTCCAGAAGATAATGTCAGGAATTG CTAGCAAATACGAACACCCTGAGCTACGAAAATGCTGTCACGATGGAATGAAATTAAATCCCATGAGGTTTTCTTGTGAGAAAAGGCTAAAAAAGGTTGCTGGTTCCACCGAATGCAAAAATGCTTTCAAGGTCTGCTGCGAGAAGGCCACAGCCCTCAGGAAGGAAGTGGCGAAGCGAAGAAGTGGAGTGGGATTGGCACGAT attATGATCTTCGTGAAGATGAAGTGTTTGATGAAGCTTCCATCAGCTTGCGCAGTTATTTTCCAGAGAGCTGGTGGTGGAATTTAGAAGAATTGAAAAATCCTGGAATCCATAG TGTAAAAAGCATTGTTCCTGACTCTATAACTACCTGGGAAGTTCAGGCAATAAGTATATCTCCTCAAAAAG GATTTTGCATAGCTGACCCTCACACCTTTGAggttttcaaagacttttttatATCCATGAGGTTACCGTACACAGTTAAACGACATGAACAgctagaaataaaagcagtgattTACAACTATCTGCCCAAAGATCTCCAG GTTACAGTGAAGATGGCTGCAGAGAAGGGGCTGTGCACTGCAGGGACAGTAGAAAAACCTGTGCAGCTGGAGCTGAGGGCTGAGGGGAACTCAGCGACACCAGCCTATTTCTCAGTTGTTCCTCTGACTGTAGGAGAAATTCCAATTACTATTACTGCTTTTGACCCAGTTTCTGGGCACAGTGATCGTATTAAGAAGAACCTCAACGTTGTG GCTGAAGGTGTTTTACAGAGAGAAGAGCAGACCATTTTCATTAATAGTGACT TTAAGTCCCGTATGCTGGACCTGAACAGACCGCCTGATATGGTACCAGGTTCTGACAGTCATGTGTTTGTTAGCCTGAAAG GGAATATTATGGGTGAGTCCACTGAAAATTGTCTTACTGCTGCTGGAATTGATAAACTTATCCAGGTGCCAACAGGCTGTGCAGAGCAGACAATGGTGAAAATGGCCCCTGCAGTCTATGCTATTGAGTACTTGGATGCAAGTGAGCAGTGGGTGGACCTTAATCCTGAACGGAAGGATGAAGCCATTAGGATGATTGAACAAG GTTATACTAGGCTGCTTGAGTTTCAAAAGGAGGATGGTTCCTATGGAGCATTTAAAACAATCCCCAGCAGCGTATG GTTAACTGCATTCATTGTTAAAGTACTCACAAGGTGCAGAGAATACATTAGCGTGCAAGAGAGTCACATACACATATCCGTTTCCTACTTGCTTGATCAACAGCAGGCGGATGATTCATTCCACGACCCTCACCCAGTATTGGACAGGACTATGCAG GGTGGCATTAAGACAGCAGAAGAGGATTTGGCTTTGACAGCCTTTGTAACCATTGCATTGCAACAGTCTCTACCAGTTTACAATGAGCCAACTGCTGTG ATAGACGTGGTTAGAAAAGCTGTGGCCTACATGAAAAACCATCTTTCAAGAAACCTGAATTTCTATTCTACAGCCATCACTGCTTACGCTCTGACACTTGTTCAGTCCAATAGTGAAGAAGCCCAATGGGCAACAGAAAAATTAAGGGGCTGTTCTTCTTTTGATGAAG caaagcagcagcgcTACTGGGGAAATGGCAGAGATGCAGTCTCAGTGGAAGCCACTGCCTATGCACTGCTTCAAACATTGCTCCTGAAGGACGTGGAGTATGCAAGGCCTATTGCTACGTGGCTGACAGAAAGAAGGAACTATGGTGGAGGATACTGCTCTACTCAG GACACAGTGGTGGCCCTGGAAGCTCTGTCAGCATATAGCATACAAGCACTGGGAACTGCTTCGACCAGCCTGAGTGTAAGAGTAGAAACACCTGGAAGGCAAAACGGTTATCTTATTACTTTGACTGATAGTGATGAAGAGATTCAGAAGGCGCTAGAG TTTGATCTTGGGAGCAAACTTCAAGTGTCTGTACAAGGCAGAGGAAACGGGACTATGAGT ATATTAAAAGTGTACCAGTCTTCCGAGCTGAAGGAAAACACATGTAATGATCTGATTTTGACAGtggaaatggaaggaaatattAAGTACACTG ATGCTGCATACACTGAGGAATACTACGATTATGAGGAGTCCTTTGCTATAGAAGCCAGCTTGCATGAGCCACGACCTGAAATAGAATGGTTTGATATctacagcagaaggaaaagggatgTGATCTCTCCCGGTAAAGCCAAATCACTACTCTATAAAGTCTGTGTCAG GTCGACAGGTGCCAATGTGCCAAAGATGTCTCTTGTTGATCTGTCTCTATTAAGTGGCTTGGAGCCTGACACAAAGGACCTTGAACAG TTGGTAATGTCTTCAGACAAATACATTCAGCACTTTGAGCACAAGGAAGGAAAGGTTTTGCTTTACTTTGGTGAG CTCACGAGTGGACCAGAACCAGACTGTATATCATTTGAGGCAAAGCAAATCAATCCCATGGGCCTTGTTCAGCCAGCAAATGCCATCCTTTATGATTTTTATAATCCTG AAAGAAAGTGCAGCGTGTTCTATAGTGCACCCCAGCACAGTGCAATGCTTTCAGCAGTGTGCCAAGCAGACGTTTGCCAGTGCGCAGAAG GTCCCTGCCCAAGACAAAGATCAACTTTCAGCAGAACCATAACAGCAACCACACGCTTGGATTTTGTGTGCTACAACGCTACCGTAGATTATG TGTATGAAGTAGAGCTCCTCAATAGCACGCAGAAGAATGTTTTTGATTACTATGAGGCCAAAATCCTGAGAATCCTTAAAACCG CTGCTGATGAAAGCGCCTACGTGGGTGCCCACCGACAGTTCATTAAGCGTTCCACTTGCAAGTTAAAAATGGAAGTTGGCAAACGGTATCTCCTCATGGGAAAGGATGGAGAAACAGTAGACTGCAACAACAG GCTGCAGTACTTCCTTGATTCACAAGCCTGGGTGGAGAAAATTCCAGATGACAAGATGTGCCAAGCCACCCTTCAGCGGCAAGCCTGTGCCCAGCTGCAGGACTTTATGAACACACATGGTGCCCTGTGCCACTTCTGA